The DNA sequence CCCTTGGAATTTCCCTGAGCTCCTCGACTAAAAGGGCAGTGAGGCATGTGATCACATGCATATAATATGGTCAGTGGGAGTGGTAACATGCACTTGAATGTCCTATGCATAGGTGTTTCCCAACAGAGTGAAGGAGGACCATGACAGGCGCGTGGGAAGAGACTCTTGAATTTTAACGGTTGATTGAGGCTTTGCCAGGCAGGTAGTGGAGAAAGAATATTCCAAGCAGAGGCAACAGGACAGACAGAAGCCTGCAGGCATGGCAAGGTACTCTCGGGAATTGTTAGTAATACGGAATGGCTGGATAGGGGTGGCAGCCCTTGTGAAGGAGTCTGACCTTATCCTTCACAGTTTTAAAGACAGTGTAGAGAAGAGTTAAAAAATGAGTGTTTCCAGGCCCCTGGCCTAGAGGGGATGAATTCTTGACCAAGGACAACACCaatgagaatggaaaaagatgagTTTAAACAAGAGTACAGAATCAGGTAGATTGGTGGGATTTGGGGCCCTCGAGGGCTAGTTATGAGGAACTGagattatagttgtgaaaacacacttttaaaataatatgtatataattatatagccTTGCTGCAATTTGATTCTAGGCATGAATAATGAGGCTCCATGCTCCTATACAGCAGAATTACCCTGATTATTGGGCCAGATGACAGTGTGGTGACAGCACCATAGGATAACGTGGTAGCTTTATTGCAATTTATGCTTCTCTACCTCCCTCCCAACTTCCCACCTGACCATCAGTACTGGACAGTTGGTGCCTTTGTGTTTTATAGTAAACAGTGAGCACTCTATGAATGAGCTTTCACAGCCCGTTGTTCAAAATAGCAAATTCCTAAGagagagttttaaagttttaaagcaaATTCCTAAGAGAGAGTTTTAAAGAGTTCCATCccatcattttacagaagagcaaACCAACACCCAGATCATCTAAGACTCATCTaagagcaagggagagagagaattatgACCAGGTGTCTTGGAAAACTTTGCAGGAGCTCTTTGCTGCCATCTTTGTAGGATATGCATGTTGACTGGCACGAGAAAAAGATTAATAATCCAGGGTACTTGTAACTCAAGGAATATCCCTTCAGAAAAAGCACAGGGAGGTCCTGGATGGGTCCCGTATTCCCCACTTAATGGCAGGTGAGTCAGCAACTCCTTTCAGGGGTAGGAACCTTCATCTTCTTCAACATGAACGTTTCTAGTTTAAGGGCCGGAAAGTTTTGTCTCGTGGGTTAACAGTCTTGTTACACATGTCAGAGATGAAGATACTCCATCTTTTTATTGCACAAGGTTATGTCAACAACTCTGACATGACAGTTACGCATCCATCGCTTTGTCATCCGCAGCACAATTTGGTTTGGAAGAAGGGCTGAATTCCGTGTTTTGAATACCTGGAAGGATCAATGATATCCTCTGTCAGTCTTATATATCGTGATCTTTAGCTACTACCACTTCTATACTGTGGTCAATTGTCCTCTGCCAGGGCAAGACCTGTGTGGTTTCCTTACAATTTATATCCTTAATGATAATCTTCTCTCGCCACGAATGCTATTCATCCCATGTTCCAGATGTACGGGGCCATCTTTTGACAAAGTGGTTGTTAATACACTGTTCCTgcaggaggctggggaagggccCTGTGCCTCCCTCCGGGCGGCCCCTCTTCCACGTCTCTCAGCCTTTACATATACATTACACACATGTAATCGCTCAGAGGCGAGGTGAGAATGGGGCTGAGGGTACAGGAAACAGGCGAGAAGAACAAAGCTGTGATGGGACAGCCAGCTTGTCAGTGACAGTGTACCCTGGGCTGCAGACTTGTTTCTAGCCTAAGGTACTGGTTATGTTGACACCCAAGGGTATAAAATATCTCTGGTCCCACCCTCTACTTGCCATGGAGATAAACTCATGCTTATCCCAAGAAAGGATCTCTTACATTTCTGGGTAATTATCATAAGATGCTCTGCAAATAAAATAAGAGTTTTTAAAGATCAGTTACCCCTACATCTCTATCATGCTAGcttttttttagtgtttgtttcTAGTCTGGCTGATACTCCTCaactaaggaaaaataatattctcTATCTCTTTTTCTCATAAAAGGTGCCTTGTGATCACTGGATATTAGTGCCCTATTTTCCCCCTTATTCCTTTCCAGTTCACCTTTTATTTGAAAGGTGcccacttttattattatttatttcaagaCACCCAGATTTTCTTCTGTGTATCCCATGAGAAGAACTATTTCTGACAGAGCTTCAGCCCATGCTACCGTTCATTAGGTTTATAGTTCCCTTCTAAGGACTCGGCAAGATCAGTGTTCTGAGTTTGCATTACATTTCaaagcagagaaaaatatttcccaGTGTTATATGAAGCAGAATGTCCTAACTGTATACAAAATAGAGTCCCTGCTcttgaaatgcaaatcagaatggGATGAACAACAGAAGCACGAACACAAAGGGACGTTCAGGTGACCTGTAATATGAGTTACTGCTCAGCCACCGACTGCAAGGACAGTCCCTGAGGTAAAAACCACCCTGTGCATATAATTATCATGGGTATGAAAATATTGAGCAAACACGCTGCTAGACTTTTGTCCCTTTTTCACATAATTTGGAAGCATGGCATAAGAATTTCTTTAATCGTTTCCAAATTTGTGAGTGAAATTTCATTTGTAAgggattttaagaaaacaaaagtctCCAACCTAATTAACTCCAAATTTAATtcaacattttccttttatttactatAAAATATCAAGAggtttaaacattttcaaaatctgTATATATGTTATGGGAATGTAATTAATCATCTGCAGAgcacataaatcccagcaagacaCTTTGTCAAATTATCTCATCTTACTCATGATCCTTTTATCCCACCAATTTTTCTTGGTTTCTGATTTCACTGAGTTGGGATTAAGTCAGTGCATTCCTCCCACTGCATAATTAGGACTGCTTTAAAACTATGTAATTACAAACCTCAACTGCCAATTGTGCATTGCATTCATTGTCATAACTGCCATTAGCATGGTTTTAAATTCTTTCAGAGCAGTGGGGAAAGATGTCATGTTAATAAGTTCCACTGCTATATGTCTGCTATTGATTATCTGCAGCAATTACAGACTTGGATGGGATCCAAAACTAGACACACAACCCAGGAAAATGCCAATGTTTTGTGAATCTAAaggaatttttaaggaaaaaaagttctttaaaacaataaaactggaTGAAAGGGTTAgtataagattttaaaagtatgcaATGGCTGGCTTACTTTTATAAATGGGTACAGATCTAATCTCTTGGTCTTCCTGGGAGGGGAGAAGTATTTTGGGTAGTTATCTACTCTAATTTTGATTACCttctacagaaattaaaatagtaTGAAGGTGTTCCAAAGCCTGATTTGACAGCGTCTGCTCTCTTCACTCCCACTGCTGGTCAGCCCACAGTCCCCTCCCTTAGCACGAACCTCTTCTGAGTCCAATATCCCAACTCCCTCTTCTTCATCAGTCTAGAGATGGTAGGTAGACCCACTTAAAATTGACGTGAAGTCTTCCTCATCCAGAAAGCTCACCCTGATGAGACTTCAGTCACGTATTTCCCAATTCTgaatacaaagcaaaaaaaaaacttttcttgattaaaaaaaaaaaaacaaaaaccctcacaAACTCTTTTTTAAGAAACTAAGGTGTTCATAATCCCCATGTAAACAATTTCCTTTGGAGTAAGCCTTTAGTATGTGGGAGTGCATGTATCAAATGGTAAACTCTATGATTTTGCTGGTATCCAAGCTTGATTCACTAATTTAAatccattttagccattttcatCAAGTTTCTTTGTTAAATCTCTTTGGACAATCAACATGCTTTGTTATAAATTACTTggttataaattattaatttaagagaaaccaaaaactaTATATAACAAATTCAGGAGCTCCAATCAAGTTCTGGCCTGTCATTatccacattatatatatataatatatataataataattatatatatatatataatgtagacatcacatatataaattatatatatattatatatatagtttatatatatatatatgagtgcaATGCACAATCGGCAGTTGAGGTTTTTAATTACATAGTTTTAAAGCAGTCCTAATTATGCAGTGGGAGGAATGCACTGATTTAATCCCAACTCAGTGAAAtcagaattttatatatttatatatattatatatattacatatgttattttctttaacatctttattggagtataattgctttacagtggtgtgttagtttctgctttataactatatatgttattaatatattaaatatattaatataatatatattatatatctattatatatatgtacaatgtgtgtgtatatatatatatatacacacacacacacacacacacttcgaTCATTATAATTTCCCCGCTATGCATTTCTAAATGGTTATAAATGAACTGAATTGTGGTGGGAAGAGGTCCCAGGGATCTTAACAACTACAATAACTCTCTTGTAATTTGCTGAAAGCAAGTGATTTCAGTACTGATTTACTCTTTTACTTGAAGTTCATAACAAAAGCAAACAGGtagatttttgttaaaaatctaCAGGTTGGTAGATCTTTAAGGCCTTGCACCTAGATAAATTCTTACTTCAGACTAAGGAAATTAGCTTTTGAAGCAAAGAGGGTGGGAAAAAAGCCAGCTTTGCACAAACTGAGAGTTCAGTCCACCTGTTTGAATAAGTATTTTTAGACAATTCTGAATCAGGTTAATAATGAATACAGAAAGAATTATTATTAGCATTGTGACTTACTCTATGAAGATGCactgaagtaaaaaagaaaacttaggaaTAATTAATTGGtacctctccctctcttcctcgaACTTGGTTTGTAAATAGGGATATCCAGCTAGCTGTTTCCTATCTGGGTGTTGGTAGTTTGTAGACATGGTCTCCTCCCTGCAGCTTTTCAAGAGGAACTGTCAGGTTATGTGGCAAATGATTAACTCTGTCACCCTGGATTTTGCATGCCTGCTTTTAAGTATGATGAGCTTCAGTCTtgccatggaaaaaaaaaaatacaaaagtcaCCTTAAGTCTTACAGTGCAACAGTTTTAATAGTCCACGCTACAACAGGCAAGTACAGTTTTGCAGTTCAACATTAAAAGCAATCCTGCCTTAATTAAAATGCTTCTACTTAAGAATGCTTCCTGCTGTCTCCCATCCCTTCACTTAAGGTGTGTCTACAAAAGTACTCCTAAAGTGCATTTCTCAGGCATTAAAGATAGCACTGTGATTTGCTTTCCAATAGCAAGTTCGGAATCAGAGCATGCCGTTCTCAGCGGAGGGCTGCGCAATTCCAGTTGAGCTAAGGTCTCTTACAAAAGTACCCTTCTCACTCCCACGGGCGACGCAAAGGAGGCCACTgaagttttttgaaaaaaattgtgcCAACTTCCTCTGCGGTATCTTCTCTTACCAcgaataaatatttaatgcatCCTTGAGTCGTGATATACGGAACACGTTATTTTGTCACGTCAATTTCTAGGAAAATAAACTCTGGAGGCCTTGTGCGAATATTCTGAATTTGGTGGGATGAGACTCCAAGAACAGGGGCGGGGCAGAATTCTCGGGTTTAgacctgggggttggggaggcgTGGTGCGAAGAGAGTCCCGGAGCGCTCGGGCTACTGCTTGTCCTCGTGCGGGTCACCAGAGAAGCTCGCCTCCTCCGAGGACCTGACTCCCTCGGGGAGCAGAGTGGCGCGCACTTTCCTCTTCTCCTTAAAGCGGCCCGAGCGCGAGATCTTCAAATTTCGGCGGCTGTTGCCCGATTTCTCCCCGCCCAACTTGTCTGGCTTGTGGGGCTCGCCGGCGCCCCCGAGGAGATTGGGATGCTGATTCTCCCGGGAACTGCTAGTCCAGTCGGGGCCAGGCGGGGCGGGCGCCGCGGGTTCCCCGGGGTCAGGCTGGGCGGGAGGCTTCGCACCCCCCGCGGCGTCCTTGCTTTTCTTCCTGCTGTTCTTTAACGAACTCCACCAGGAGCCCGAGCTGCCTGTGCCGCCGCCGTCGGCCATGGCCAGCGGGCCAAGTGGCGGGGGGCGCGGCGAGCGGGGAAGGGCCTCAGCGGCAGCGGCGCCTCTCTCGTCCACCTCGGCCCTGCCCCGGCTTCTCGCAAGCGGGCTGCGGGCTGGGAGCCGCCGAAGCAGAGGCTTGTGCTGGGGAGGAAAACAAAACTTCGTTACTGGGTTTGTCGAAGTCACGTGCCCCTCAATCCCACTTCCTCCCCTTGGCTCCGTCTGGCACCGGAGCGGCTGGGGTCCGAGGGTCCGCAGCCGCGCGGGCCGCAGAGGGCACCGccgcgccccccccccgccccccgccagggCGCAGGCGGACGAAGGGCTTCCGGGGCGCCACCCTCTGGTCTCGAGACTGAGTCTTGGCACTCCCTGGCCTCAGCCTTAGTCTGGCTTCCAGGATAGCGCAGTGGTCCGCGAGCGAGGGCCACCCAGGGGTGGGTGCCGGGGCTTCTGGATTAACCAGGCCCCGGAGGGAAAATGGCCTGTCCTGTCACTCCGCCCATTTGTAGACGAAGCCCAAAGGTGACCCACCGGGTCCAGAAGGGCACCTGCGAGGAGGGCGCCCGGAAGCAAGCGCGCCCCCGCTATAGGTGAGCCATAAACATTAGATCCCTGTCAAACAGTTCCGAAATTTCCCTCAAAGGTTTTTGTTCCCTGGACTTCTGTCCCGGGATCCTTTTTGATGTGATTCttcgggggcggggcggggcggggcgtggGGGGCGGATTTACAGGCCAGTAAGAGCGAGGGACAAGCTCatggtgtttgtttcttttaaattctgcttTCGACAAAAC is a window from the Orcinus orca chromosome 9, mOrcOrc1.1, whole genome shotgun sequence genome containing:
- the PRR15 gene encoding proline-rich protein 15 is translated as MADGGGTGSSGSWWSSLKNSRKKSKDAAGGAKPPAQPDPGEPAAPAPPGPDWTSSSRENQHPNLLGGAGEPHKPDKLGGEKSGNSRRNLKISRSGRFKEKRKVRATLLPEGVRSSEEASFSGDPHEDKQ